One part of the Gemmatimonadota bacterium genome encodes these proteins:
- a CDS encoding DUF2231 domain-containing protein produces the protein MDIHPLIAHFPIVLLVIGVVCDAIGILNDRDFFLRAGFLLFSLGAVTAIPVALTGDSAAEVAQHIDGIAADLEDHDTLGTVTAFLAVALALVRTHFVLKKKFVGFVRYVYLVFGLVTAGLVCAAGYTGGHLVYFYGAGTKPVTSQVELEKRVPRVDKFESK, from the coding sequence ATGGATATTCACCCTCTTATCGCACATTTTCCCATTGTGTTGCTGGTCATCGGCGTTGTTTGCGATGCGATTGGGATATTAAATGACCGCGATTTTTTTTTGAGAGCCGGGTTTTTGCTTTTTTCGCTGGGTGCTGTGACCGCGATTCCGGTTGCGCTTACAGGGGATAGTGCTGCGGAGGTTGCGCAACATATCGATGGTATTGCCGCAGATTTAGAGGATCACGATACGCTGGGTACGGTCACCGCGTTTTTGGCTGTTGCTCTGGCACTGGTGCGCACGCATTTTGTTTTGAAAAAGAAATTTGTCGGGTTTGTTCGCTATGTGTATCTCGTGTTTGGTCTTGTTACCGCGGGTCTGGTGTGTGCGGCGGGATATACGGGTGGGCATCTGGTTTATTTTTACGGCGCTGGAACAAAGCCTGTTACGTCACAGGTTGAGTTGGAGAAGCGCGTGCCGCGAGTCGATAAGTTTGAGAGCAAATAG
- a CDS encoding NYN domain-containing protein, giving the protein MKKVFIYVDNSNIFISAQEAAAEREGEAARSRVRIHFRNLLALAHAGRPIERAIAVGSIPPELRQVWNRLENEDVEVQLLERGALHGSEQGVDQVLQTIMLRDTVDYNGVPGIAVLLTGDGSGFVDGVGFHADIERMYGKGWDIEVLSWRHSCNRRMREWAEENGKFIALDDFYNSITFLEGAWPGQPVADPRYAEPLQLDLRP; this is encoded by the coding sequence ATGAAGAAGGTTTTCATCTATGTGGATAATTCCAATATTTTTATTAGCGCACAAGAGGCCGCTGCAGAGCGCGAGGGGGAGGCGGCTCGCTCGCGCGTGCGTATTCATTTTCGCAATCTCCTCGCTCTGGCACATGCAGGCCGGCCCATTGAGCGGGCGATAGCTGTTGGCTCTATTCCACCAGAGTTGCGCCAGGTGTGGAATCGCCTCGAGAATGAGGATGTTGAGGTGCAGTTGTTGGAACGCGGGGCATTGCACGGCAGCGAACAGGGCGTGGATCAAGTTCTGCAAACAATTATGCTCCGCGATACAGTGGATTATAACGGTGTACCGGGCATTGCTGTTCTCCTTACCGGCGATGGTAGTGGCTTTGTTGATGGTGTTGGGTTTCACGCAGACATAGAGCGCATGTATGGCAAGGGCTGGGATATAGAAGTGCTGTCGTGGCGTCACAGTTGTAACCGCCGCATGCGGGAATGGGCAGAGGAGAACGGAAAGTTTATCGCATTGGATGATTTCTACAATAGCATTACGTTCCTGGAAGGCGCGTGGCCGGGGCAGCCCGTTGCAGACCCGCGGTATGCAGAGCCATTGCAACTCGACTTGCGCCCATAA